Proteins encoded by one window of Cystobacter ferrugineus:
- a CDS encoding beta-ketoacyl synthase N-terminal-like domain-containing protein, which yields MKRLPHAPGGLAILGLGLCSPVGLTARMTQVEWAAAASRFRFSQVVDGARRPVIASALTLLEPQLSRTERMAAMAVTALGECLRTGHAEKAEQLPLVLSLPEPDSGAPVQEAALLQALRDAAGSVRLEVPSSGLWTEGRAGFFSALAQATEFLRSRRYSRVVVGAVDSMCDASSLRHLSRKNRIQGPTQRDGIIPGEGAGFFLLASAAALDVRGPKPRGWVVAHTLAEERHHFHQEEPNLADGLTEAFRELRLNPMLGGRRVDEILSCQTGESFWAREFQWASLRNASLMPEPLVVRLTAEAMGDAGASAGALGVGLALHQVGRLEPTHGQAARVLVYGCSDTGRVGACVIEGAK from the coding sequence ATGAAAAGGCTCCCACATGCACCGGGAGGCCTGGCGATCTTGGGTCTCGGGCTGTGTTCACCCGTGGGACTGACGGCCCGCATGACGCAAGTAGAATGGGCAGCGGCCGCTTCTCGTTTTCGCTTCTCGCAGGTGGTTGATGGAGCGAGGCGGCCGGTGATCGCCTCGGCCTTGACGCTACTAGAGCCCCAACTCTCGCGTACCGAACGCATGGCCGCCATGGCAGTCACCGCGCTGGGTGAGTGTTTGCGGACAGGTCACGCTGAGAAAGCCGAGCAACTTCCCTTGGTGCTTTCTCTCCCAGAACCAGACAGTGGTGCTCCAGTTCAAGAGGCGGCGTTGCTCCAGGCTCTGCGAGACGCCGCGGGCTCAGTGCGGCTGGAGGTGCCCTCATCCGGGCTGTGGACAGAGGGACGTGCCGGTTTTTTCTCCGCGCTGGCCCAAGCCACGGAGTTCCTGAGGAGCCGACGATACTCGCGAGTCGTGGTGGGCGCGGTGGATTCGATGTGTGATGCCTCTTCTTTGCGGCACTTGTCCAGGAAGAATCGCATCCAGGGTCCCACCCAGCGTGACGGCATCATTCCAGGAGAGGGAGCTGGCTTCTTCCTGCTCGCCTCCGCGGCGGCCCTCGACGTGCGGGGACCGAAGCCGCGAGGCTGGGTGGTTGCTCACACGTTGGCCGAGGAGCGTCATCACTTTCACCAGGAAGAGCCCAACCTGGCGGACGGATTGACGGAGGCATTCCGGGAACTCCGCCTGAATCCCATGTTGGGAGGCCGCAGGGTGGATGAAATCCTCTCCTGCCAGACAGGAGAAAGCTTCTGGGCGCGCGAGTTCCAGTGGGCAAGCTTGCGCAATGCCTCCCTCATGCCGGAGCCACTGGTGGTCCGCCTCACGGCCGAGGCAATGGGAGACGCGGGGGCATCTGCCGGCGCCCTGGGAGTGGGGCTTGCATTGCACCAGGTGGGTAGACTGGAACCAACGCACGGACAGGCCGCGCGTGTGTTGGTTTATGGGTGCTCTGATACGGGACGTGTCGGCGCTTGTGTCATCGAGGGGGCGAAATGA